Proteins encoded within one genomic window of Nitrospirota bacterium:
- a CDS encoding site-2 protease family protein, whose protein sequence is MNGALFQGSWKIATIMGIPIRVHFSWLIIFGLITWSLSTYYFPKAAPELPVASYWIKGAMAAMLLFASVAFHELAHSYVAKKYRISIHSITLFIFGGVAQMKGEPPHPKAEFRIAIAGPLSSFFLAFVFFIFYRVSINPGLTALYAYLTQINLILGVFNLIPGFPMDGGRVLRSAIWKKTGNFFYATRMASSFGQKIAIFFIVFGMIAIFTGFPGGLWLMLIGWFLHTAAQTSYQQASLQETLSGIKVENIMIKDMITISPSITIKDAVNEYFLKYGYGGFPVIDNGRFIGVITLKETKDVPREEWEKVKVADVVVPHNRRWEVSPVDDAMKALELMITEDRGRLMVADNGRIIGMITRNGIARYVQIMGR, encoded by the coding sequence ATGAACGGTGCATTATTCCAGGGTTCATGGAAGATAGCAACGATAATGGGGATACCAATAAGGGTGCATTTCTCATGGCTTATTATCTTTGGTTTAATAACGTGGTCTTTATCTACTTACTATTTCCCGAAGGCAGCCCCTGAGCTTCCAGTAGCCTCTTACTGGATTAAAGGCGCTATGGCAGCTATGCTGCTTTTTGCCTCGGTTGCATTTCATGAGCTTGCCCATTCATATGTGGCGAAGAAATACAGGATATCTATTCACAGCATCACCCTTTTTATCTTTGGCGGTGTTGCCCAGATGAAGGGCGAACCCCCACATCCAAAAGCAGAGTTCAGGATAGCGATTGCAGGGCCGCTATCGAGTTTCTTCCTGGCCTTTGTCTTTTTTATATTTTATAGGGTCTCAATCAATCCAGGACTTACAGCCCTTTATGCGTATCTCACCCAGATCAATCTTATTCTCGGTGTATTTAATCTTATACCCGGCTTTCCAATGGATGGAGGGAGGGTGTTAAGGTCAGCTATATGGAAAAAGACAGGTAATTTCTTTTATGCCACACGCATGGCCTCGAGTTTCGGGCAGAAGATAGCAATCTTCTTCATAGTTTTTGGGATGATAGCTATCTTTACGGGTTTCCCGGGTGGGTTATGGCTGATGTTAATAGGCTGGTTTCTCCATACTGCTGCACAGACCAGCTATCAGCAGGCAAGCCTTCAGGAGACGCTTTCTGGAATTAAAGTCGAAAATATTATGATTAAAGACATGATAACTATTAGCCCGTCAATAACGATAAAGGATGCGGTGAATGAGTATTTTCTCAAATATGGCTATGGAGGATTTCCTGTAATAGATAATGGAAGATTCATAGGTGTTATAACTCTTAAAGAAACCAAGGATGTACCGAGAGAAGAATGGGAGAAGGTTAAGGTAGCTGATGTTGTCGTGCCTCATAACAGAAGATGGGAGGTATCACCTGTGGATGATGCCATGAAGGCTCTTGAATTGATGATAACAGAAGATAGGGGCAGGCTTATGGTTGCAGATAACGGCAGGATTATAGGCATGATTACCCGTAACGGCATTGCGCGATATGTGCAGATTATGGGGAGATAA
- a CDS encoding glycosyltransferase, with protein MNNIVLRKEVQERLDEIKEADIVVGIPSYNNAPTIGHVVRAVQAGLAKYFPYKKAVLVNSDGGSTDGTMEAVQNETIEDFQSILITHRVGPFIKITTPYHGVPGKGSAFRTIFGIAKTLNAKACAVVDSDLRSITPEWIDLLLSPVIDGGYDYVAPYYLRHKYDGTITNSIIYPLTRALYGKRIRQPIGGDFGFSGELASFYLTKDVWDTDVARYGIDIWMTTTAIANNFKVCQSFLGAKIHDAKEPSADLSEMLHQVVGSAFDLMETYEDIWKAVRISERVPTFGFQFSVGLEPVSVNLDRMIDKFKLGAKELCSVWEVFVPKKVLDFLCEVKELSRDDFRIPDTLWAEIIYAFAIACHKKLLNKEHLLKSLTPLYLGRTASFVMETWDSSAAEVEERIEKLCNSFENKKDFLLKNWDK; from the coding sequence ATGAATAACATAGTATTAAGAAAAGAGGTTCAGGAAAGGCTTGATGAGATAAAGGAGGCTGACATCGTTGTAGGTATTCCGAGCTATAATAATGCCCCCACAATTGGCCATGTTGTAAGGGCTGTGCAGGCAGGCCTTGCAAAATATTTCCCTTATAAGAAAGCTGTTCTTGTCAATTCAGATGGCGGCTCTACAGATGGTACAATGGAAGCTGTCCAGAATGAAACGATAGAAGATTTCCAGTCAATACTCATTACCCACAGAGTAGGCCCATTTATCAAGATAACCACTCCTTATCATGGAGTCCCCGGCAAAGGGAGCGCCTTCAGGACAATCTTTGGAATAGCAAAGACCCTTAATGCAAAGGCATGTGCTGTTGTTGATTCTGATCTGAGGAGCATAACGCCAGAATGGATAGACCTGTTGTTGAGCCCTGTAATAGATGGTGGTTATGACTATGTTGCCCCTTACTATCTCAGGCACAAATATGATGGTACAATAACAAATAGCATCATTTATCCGCTTACAAGGGCATTATACGGTAAAAGAATCAGGCAACCAATTGGCGGAGATTTTGGTTTCTCAGGTGAACTTGCATCTTTCTATTTAACTAAGGACGTCTGGGATACGGATGTTGCAAGATATGGGATAGATATATGGATGACAACCACAGCAATTGCCAATAACTTCAAGGTATGCCAGTCATTCTTAGGAGCAAAGATACATGACGCAAAGGAGCCGAGTGCAGATTTGAGCGAAATGCTACACCAGGTTGTGGGCTCTGCCTTTGACCTTATGGAGACATATGAAGATATCTGGAAGGCTGTCAGGATTTCAGAGCGCGTGCCTACTTTTGGTTTCCAGTTTTCTGTTGGCCTTGAGCCTGTCTCTGTCAACCTCGACAGGATGATAGATAAGTTCAAACTTGGTGCAAAGGAATTATGTAGCGTGTGGGAGGTGTTTGTGCCCAAAAAAGTACTTGATTTTCTCTGCGAGGTAAAAGAACTCTCCAGGGACGACTTTAGAATTCCGGATACTTTATGGGCAGAAATTATATATGCATTTGCTATAGCGTGTCACAAAAAACTCTTAAATAAAGAGCATCTCTTGAAATCGCTCACCCCGCTCTATCTCGGCCGCACAGCATCTTTTGTGATGGAGACATGGGACAGCAGTGCAGCAGAAGTTGAAGAAAGGATAGAGAAGCTATGCAACAGTTTTGAGAATAAAAAGGATTTTTTACTTAAAAACTGGGATAAATAA
- a CDS encoding HAD-IIB family hydrolase, protein MENKHLIIFTDLDGTLLDYHTYSFEKAGPAIELLKKKDIPLVICSSKTRAEIEYYRKKLGNHHPFISENGGGIFIPKDYFKFKVQNSEFTVKDNENVIPAKHVPAGIKQGAGIQEDMDSRLRTAGMTEKRGFSEDDDCHVIRLGAQYSDLRKAIETLRKDGFNLKGFGDMTAKEIAEIANMSIDEAEMAKERDFDEPFIFAGAIHELPLLFKSIKSRGFNYTQGRFFHILGDSDKGKAIEILKGLYRKKSGDITTVGLGDSPNDISMFEKVDYPVLVQKYDGSYDPQVIERIESRIKFGIKAEGIGPEGWNKAVTRFILK, encoded by the coding sequence ATGGAAAACAAACATCTCATTATCTTTACAGACCTTGACGGAACACTTCTTGATTACCATACATATTCTTTTGAGAAGGCAGGACCAGCCATTGAGTTGCTTAAGAAAAAGGACATACCACTTGTCATCTGTTCAAGTAAGACAAGGGCAGAAATCGAATACTACAGAAAGAAGCTCGGCAATCATCATCCATTTATATCCGAGAACGGTGGAGGGATATTTATACCTAAGGACTACTTTAAGTTTAAAGTTCAAAATTCAGAGTTCACAGTAAAAGACAATGAAAATGTCATTCCTGCGAAACATGTCCCAGCAGGCATTAAGCAGGGAGCAGGAATCCAGGAAGACATGGATTCCCGCTTAAGGACTGCGGGAATGACGGAAAAGAGGGGATTTTCAGAAGATGATGACTGCCATGTTATCAGACTTGGGGCACAATATTCTGACTTAAGAAAGGCAATCGAGACATTACGAAAAGACGGTTTCAATCTTAAAGGCTTTGGAGATATGACAGCAAAGGAGATTGCAGAGATTGCGAATATGAGCATTGATGAAGCAGAAATGGCAAAGGAGAGGGATTTTGACGAGCCGTTCATATTTGCAGGGGCAATTCATGAATTGCCCTTACTCTTTAAATCAATAAAATCGAGAGGCTTCAACTATACTCAGGGAAGATTCTTTCATATCCTCGGAGATAGCGATAAGGGAAAGGCCATTGAGATATTAAAAGGGCTTTACAGAAAAAAATCAGGAGACATCACAACTGTCGGCCTCGGCGACAGTCCTAATGATATATCCATGTTCGAAAAGGTCGATTATCCAGTTCTCGTACAGAAATACGATGGAAGTTACGACCCGCAAGTAATCGAACGGATTGAATCCCGAATCAAGTTCGGGATTAAAGCAGAAGGAATCGGGCCAGAAGGATGGAATAAAGCAGTCACCAGATTTATACTAAAATGA
- a CDS encoding ChaN family lipoprotein produces the protein MNSSTLKYILIVILLLILPRVSMAEKGMPFHALDVSFDIEKSLLRGISRITLPDGRETLIHTDNLNIISVKLNGKPIKPEIGNGTFGIKSETRSGHEKGSILEIVHEATFENDGRLDDTTNYGVVSKSVIGKKGIFLTGNWYPAIEGLSYYNLTVTLPEDYEAVSEAEEIKAEIKSGVREFSFKFPHPVDGISLIASRYKVVKESFRGIDIYAYFFPEDISLASTYLKYTKKYLELYEKLVGKYPYKRFSVVENFLPTGYAMPTFTLLGQDVVRLPFIVETSLGHEILHQWFGNLVYIDYEKGNWAEGLTTYLSDYLYEEQKGRGLEYRKQILIDYESYVTSGNEIPLKNFISRTDPASKAIGYGKGAMVFHMLKKIVGEERFYRSLKAFIGEKRFQKASWADIKRMFEEISGKDFGWFFRQWLDEKGALVLEIKNLKIKGKGAQWAAAFDIVQKGKPYILDIPVIIKTDRGEIKEVVRVNSEKKSFEIFTGGRPTEIILDEDYDVFRKPSSKEIPPVIARLLGDEKRLIVLPQKDGEIYSDMVELFKRKGFSVKEEKEVKEEDIKTSSLLVLGSENIIVKRLFGKIEYQPSGFIFMIKENPWNSLRVIAIACGDSKEEVNAAAKKIFHYGKYSMVAFKEGENIEKRIDKSERGLRMPLTGPVVGVAVAKILDMNEIINRVSDKKIIYVGEAHDRYEHHMVQLEVIKALYKKNPKIAVGMEMFQRPFQKALDDYIAGKMDEKEFLKSSQYFKRWGFDYNLYRDIIEFAREVKIPVVALNISREIVNKVSTAGLDSLTEEEKREMPESMDLTDEKYKNSLREVFKKHKGSENRNFDLFYQAQILWDETMAQSIDKFLRKNPDHQMVVLAGDGHMSFGSGIPKRAFRRNGFDYAIILNDTAPERDIADYILFPEQITLPSSPKFMVTLSEKDGKVKIEGFPKDSVSEKAGLKENDIIISLDDTRIGSIDDIKIFLLYKKQGDTVKVRVLRKRFLLGEKELEIVVTL, from the coding sequence ATGAATTCTTCTACACTTAAGTATATATTAATAGTTATCCTTTTGCTTATACTCCCACGGGTTTCCATGGCAGAAAAAGGTATGCCCTTTCATGCCCTTGATGTTTCTTTTGATATAGAGAAGAGTCTTCTTAGGGGCATATCCCGAATCACCCTGCCTGATGGGAGAGAGACTTTAATTCATACAGACAACCTCAATATCATTTCTGTAAAACTTAATGGCAAACCCATAAAACCAGAAATTGGAAATGGCACCTTCGGGATAAAATCAGAGACCCGTTCCGGGCATGAGAAAGGCAGTATTCTCGAAATAGTGCATGAAGCAACGTTTGAAAATGATGGAAGGTTAGATGACACCACAAATTATGGAGTGGTCTCAAAGAGTGTTATTGGCAAAAAAGGAATATTTCTCACAGGAAACTGGTACCCTGCCATAGAAGGGCTTTCCTATTATAATTTGACAGTAACGCTCCCGGAAGATTACGAGGCTGTATCAGAGGCAGAGGAGATAAAGGCTGAAATAAAGTCAGGTGTAAGGGAATTTTCCTTTAAGTTCCCACATCCGGTTGATGGTATAAGTTTAATAGCGAGCAGGTATAAAGTCGTAAAAGAAAGCTTCAGGGGTATTGACATCTATGCCTATTTTTTTCCTGAAGATATCAGCCTTGCAAGCACCTATCTGAAATATACTAAAAAATATTTAGAGTTATACGAAAAGCTTGTAGGGAAATATCCTTATAAAAGATTTTCGGTTGTAGAAAATTTTCTTCCAACAGGATATGCAATGCCAACCTTCACCCTTCTTGGACAGGATGTGGTGAGACTCCCATTTATCGTAGAGACATCACTTGGGCATGAAATACTCCACCAGTGGTTTGGAAACCTCGTTTATATTGATTATGAAAAGGGAAACTGGGCAGAGGGGCTGACCACATATCTCTCAGACTACCTATATGAAGAGCAAAAAGGAAGAGGTTTAGAATACAGAAAACAGATTCTGATAGACTACGAAAGTTATGTCACTTCAGGAAATGAAATCCCACTTAAGAATTTCATCAGCAGGACAGACCCTGCATCAAAGGCCATAGGCTATGGAAAAGGGGCAATGGTCTTTCACATGCTCAAGAAAATTGTGGGTGAAGAGAGGTTTTATCGGTCTCTTAAAGCCTTTATAGGAGAAAAGAGATTTCAGAAGGCATCCTGGGCTGATATTAAGAGAATGTTTGAAGAGATTTCAGGGAAAGATTTTGGCTGGTTTTTCAGACAATGGCTGGACGAAAAAGGAGCTCTTGTTCTGGAGATAAAAAACCTAAAGATAAAAGGAAAAGGTGCTCAATGGGCAGCGGCCTTTGATATTGTCCAGAAAGGGAAACCATATATCCTCGACATTCCGGTTATAATTAAAACAGACAGGGGTGAAATAAAGGAAGTCGTAAGGGTTAACAGTGAAAAAAAGAGCTTTGAAATTTTTACCGGGGGAAGACCAACAGAGATAATCCTCGATGAAGACTATGATGTCTTCAGAAAACCATCTTCAAAAGAAATCCCCCCTGTAATAGCAAGGCTTCTTGGAGATGAAAAAAGGCTGATAGTCCTCCCACAAAAAGATGGAGAAATCTATTCTGATATGGTCGAACTTTTCAAAAGAAAAGGCTTTAGCGTAAAAGAAGAAAAAGAAGTCAAGGAAGAGGACATAAAAACATCTTCGCTTCTCGTCCTCGGCAGTGAAAACATCATTGTCAAACGGCTTTTTGGAAAGATAGAATATCAGCCCTCAGGCTTTATATTTATGATAAAAGAAAATCCATGGAATTCGCTCAGGGTAATCGCCATTGCATGTGGTGATTCAAAAGAAGAGGTAAATGCAGCGGCTAAAAAGATATTTCACTATGGGAAATACAGCATGGTTGCTTTTAAAGAAGGGGAAAATATTGAAAAAAGGATCGATAAAAGCGAAAGGGGGTTAAGGATGCCTTTGACAGGACCAGTAGTTGGCGTCGCGGTAGCAAAGATCCTGGACATGAATGAAATAATAAACAGGGTTTCAGATAAAAAGATAATCTATGTTGGAGAAGCCCACGACAGGTATGAACATCATATGGTTCAACTTGAGGTAATCAAGGCCCTTTACAAGAAAAATCCCAAAATAGCCGTGGGCATGGAGATGTTTCAGAGGCCATTTCAAAAGGCGCTGGATGATTATATAGCAGGCAAGATGGACGAGAAGGAATTTCTGAAGTCATCTCAGTATTTTAAGAGATGGGGATTTGACTACAATCTCTATAGGGATATCATAGAGTTTGCAAGGGAAGTAAAAATACCTGTAGTAGCCCTTAATATAAGCAGAGAAATTGTAAATAAAGTCTCGACAGCCGGCCTTGATTCCCTGACAGAAGAGGAAAAGAGAGAGATGCCAGAGAGCATGGATTTGACAGATGAAAAATACAAGAATAGCCTCAGGGAGGTTTTTAAAAAACATAAAGGGTCAGAAAACAGGAACTTTGATCTCTTCTATCAGGCACAGATTCTATGGGATGAGACCATGGCTCAATCAATAGATAAATTCCTCAGAAAAAATCCTGACCATCAAATGGTTGTACTTGCAGGAGATGGTCATATGTCTTTTGGCTCTGGAATTCCAAAAAGGGCATTCAGGCGCAATGGGTTCGATTATGCAATAATACTGAATGACACAGCTCCCGAAAGGGATATTGCTGATTATATTCTGTTCCCTGAGCAAATAACCCTACCCTCTTCGCCAAAGTTTATGGTCACGCTAAGCGAAAAAGATGGGAAGGTAAAGATAGAGGGCTTCCCCAAAGACAGCGTCTCAGAAAAGGCCGGGTTAAAAGAAAATGACATTATCATTTCACTGGACGATACCAGGATTGGAAGTATAGATGACATAAAGATATTTCTCCTCTATAAAAAACAGGGCGATACTGTTAAGGTCAGGGTTTTGAGGAAGAGATTTTTGTTGGGAGAAAAAGAGCTGGAGATTGTCGTAACCCTTTAA